AGAGCAGAACAAGGACTTAAGCACGGAGGAAAAGCCTCCATACTTTAAAAACTGGAAGGGCTGGTATCTTCTCGTGCTGGGCAATCTCGTTTTTTTAATCATACTCTTCTATCTTTTTACCAGCCATTACTCATGAGCATAATCGACTGGACGGTACTATTAGGTACATTATTGTTTATTGTTGTATATGGTATATGGAAGAGCAGAGGAAGCAAAAATATTAATGACTATCTGCTAGGGGATAACTCAATGAAGTGGGGAACCATTGGCTTGTCTGTAATGGCAACCCAGGCCAGTGCCATCACATTTTTGTCCACTCCAGGATTGGCGTATGAGTCAGGGATGGCTTTTGTTCAAAATTATTTTGGCCTTCCTATAGCTATTATCATAGTTTCAGCAGTATTTATCCCTATATTCTATAAGCTTAAGGTATATACTGCATATGAGTTTCTCGAAAACAGATTTGATTTGAAAACACGCTCCCTGGGAGCATTTTTGTTTCTTGTACAGCGAGGTCTTGCCGCAGGCATTACTATTTATGCTCCGGCTATTATTTTATCTACCATGCTCAAATGGGACCTTTCACTTACCATACTTGTTACAGGTATACTGGTTGTGATCTATACAGTATCCGGAGGCACAAAAGCTGTTAGTCTGACACAAAAATATCAAATGGCTGTAATTATGGGTGGTATGTTCGTAGCCTTTTTTATGATCATAGATCACCTCCCTGACTATCTTTCTTTTAATAATGCAATTCACATTGCAGGTAAAATGGGCAAGTTAGAGGCCGTTGACTTTTCATTTGACCCTGAAAAACGATATACAATCTGGACAGGCTTAACTGGTGGTTTGTTTCTGGCACTTTCATATTTCGGAACCGATCAGTCACAGGTACAACGTTACCTGACCGGTACCTCGGTTGCCGAAAGCAGGTTGGGATTGATCTTTAACGCCATATTAAAGGTGCCTATGCAGTTCTTTATCCTTTTTGTAGGGGTTATGGTATTCGTTTTTTACCAATTTGTACAACCGCCATTGTATTTCAAACAGGCTGAAATGGAGCAGATATACAGTACTGAATACCGGGATGAGGTTGAGCAGTTGGAAAGTGCCTATAGCCAAAATTTTGAGTTAAAGAAGCAGCAGCTGGAAGACCTTGTGGTGGCCATGGAGCAAAATGAAAATGGAAAAGTGGCTTCCTTAACTGAGCAGGTACGGCAAAGTGATGCCGAGGCCAAAGAGATAAGAGGTGAACTAAAAGGCCTTTTGTTAGCCCATGATCCTGAAGTTGAAACTAAGGATTCTGATTATGTATTTCTTACGTTTATCATGAACTATCTGCCCAAAGGAGTAATTGGTTTACTGCTTGCCGTTATTTTTTCGGCTGCCATGTCTTCCACTTCCGGAGAACTAAATGCACTTGGCTCAACTACATCGGTCGATTTTTATAAAAGACTGATTAAAAAGGAAGGGTCAGATAAGCATTATTTGGTCGCTTCAAAGCTTTTAACGGCATTTTGGGGTGTTGTGGCCATAGGTTTTGCCTTGTTTGCCCGCCTTCTGGAAAACCTTATTGAGGCGGTTAATATCCTGGGGTCGATATTCTATGGTACCATACTGGGGATCTTCCTTGTGGCATTCTTTGTGAAATTTGTAAAAGGCAATGCGGTGTTTATTGCGGCTGTTATGGCGCAGATCATCGTTATTATAAGCTTTTATACTTTTGAGATCAGCTATTTATGGTACAATGCCATAGGTTGTGCGCTGGTAGTAATAATCTCTATGCTGTTTCAGCTTATTTTGCCAGGTGCAAATGGGAATGCTGATTCCAGGCAGGCAGCATAATGTTGCGAGTTATTTTAATAACTAATTAATTATTATTGAAGAGACCTAGTAACTCCTGAAGTATTTATACATGAAGAGCTTTTTCCCGAACAGAAAGTACAGTTTTGAAATTATGTACCGTTCTTTCAAGCAACGTTAAATGAATAAAAAAACAGCCAGAAGCATTTAGCTCCTGGCTGTTTTTTATTAGATAAATTATCTGATTACTTCAGACTGGCAATCAGGTCTTCATTTCTTTTTACATAACCAAAATCTCCCTGAGGGCTTGCTTTAGCAGCTTCTATAGATTTTTTAGCTGTCTCAATAGCTTCTTTCTTCTTACCCATCTTGGCCAGAATCTGAGCTTTTAAGTGTACATTCCAGAATTGTTTGGAGTTATCACCTTCAGCGAGATACTTGTTTACCCATTCCAAAGCCTGGTTTAGGTCCTTACCGGTATTGTAGTAATAGTTTGCTGCAACAACATAGTTTGAAGGATTAACTTTTGTTTTTGCTGCAATATCTTTCATTACAACTTCATCAAACTCAACCTTCAAGGGAATTTTAACAGATACATCGTCCCATGTCAGCTGAATGTTTGCAGAGGTATTATCGTCACTGATATCTGCAATATTAAAAGTTAGTGCTTCTACTTTTTGAGTAAGTTTAGTTGGTTTTACAGTAGTGTTCACCACTTCATTTTTCTTGTCATAAGCAGATACATTGCCACCTATGGTAAGGTCTGAATAAAGCATGAAGCTCCACTCATCTTTGCCGGGAACAGTAAATATCAGGTACTCTCCTGCGGGCACTTTAGTACCAGCAATCTGAGCTTCGGTACTTAAAGTAAGCTTTGAGCCTGAGTTAGCGCCTGTTCTCCAGGTTTCTCCGTAAGGTTGTAAGTAGTCTTTCCCTTCTCCGAAGATTTTACGGTCTTTTACTTTTGGTCTGTAGTAATCGATCGTAACGTCAGTTAGTCCTACTTTACTGTAAACAGAGCCGGCAGGGCTTGCTTGCGGGGTGCTGATCTGAGACATAGCACCGGCAATAAAACAAAACGATGCCAGAACAGATAGTATTGTTTTTTTCATGTTAATTGTGGTTTGGTTAAATTTCAAATTTGATAACGAAAATTAGAGAATTTTGTTGACAATAGAACAAGGAAGTAGATGAAGCTTGATAAATCATTTTTTTTGAGGAATTCAGTTACCGAAGTGGCTCGTGATCTTTTAGGAAAAACCCTCTTTACAAATTTTGATAAACAACTTACAGCGGGAATTGTTGTAGAAACAGAAGCGTATTCCTATACTGAAAAGGCCTGCCATGCCTATAATAATCGTAGAACGGCACGCACTGATACACTGTTTCATGAGGGTGGAACCTGCTACGTATACTTATGCTATGGTATACATAAGCTTTTCAATATAGTTACTAACAGGCAGGACACAGCCGAGGCTGTTTTGATACGTGCAGTTGAACCGGTAGTGGGAATGGAAACCATGCTGTCTCGCCGAGGTCTTGACAGTGAAAGTACTGCGCTGACTTCCGGGCCCGGAAAGCTGTCTCAGGCCTTGGGTATTAACCTGAAACACAACAAAATTACCCTGTTCGAAGACAATATTTGGCTGGAGGATAATCGTGTTGAAAGAGGCGTGATCAATGAATCACCACGGATTGGAGTAGCTTACGCGGAGGAAGATGCTTTATTGCCATGGAGATTCACACTAAAGGATAATCCGTGGGTCAGCAAAGGCAATAACACTTATAAAACTTTCTATTCTAAATAGTATATTTGTGTCAATGAACAAGATATTATGTCCTGTAGATTTTTCTGATACTTCACTGAATGCTATAGAGTTTGCAGTGGAGATTGGTAAGAAGTTCCGTTCCACGGTTACTCTGGTACATATTTTCACTGAAAATGACTTTAACAAAATAGTTGGTGAGGCCTCCATAGGCCGCTCTTTTAAAGAGCTGTTAGGTATGGCTACGGCCAAGGTTAAAAAGCTGGCAGACCAGATTAATGAAGATTATAAATCAGAGGGGCTGCTCAATTGTGATTATCAGGTAGAGCTCGGGGAGCTGACCGATCGAATTTTGGATATGATCTCCGAAGGGCAGTATGATCTTATCGTTATGGGTACCACCGGGATTAGTCGAGTCAGGGGAGTGTTTTTTGGCAGCAATACAGAAGATATTATTGAGAAAGCTAAAATCCCCATACTCTGCGTACCCAAAAGTGCGTCATTCGGAGGTTTTAAGAAGATTGTTTATGCCTCTGATTTTATGAAAGAGGATAGAATGGCCATACAGGAAGTGATCTCCTTTGCCACTCTTTTTGATGCCCGCATAAGTGTACTGCATATAAATCTACGCGATGACGAAGAAAACTATAACAAGTTTATTGACGAATTGAAAAGCTTCATTCAATATAAAAAAATCAACTTCGTTAATAAAAGGTTTAAAGATGATATAGGTATGGGGATTGAGGAGTTTATGCAGGACGAAAATAGTGACCTCCTGGTGGTTTATAAAAAACACAGAGGATTTCTCGGTAGCATGTTTCACAAAAGCCTCACAAAAACCTTGTCTTATTCTACCGATAAGCCGTTCTTAGTGCTGAAATTAGATAATAATATTGATTGACCTTCGTTGAATTCGCATATGATGAGGAAGAGTATTTCAGGAGTGCTGCTGTTGGTTTTATGTGTAACTTCTTTAATCGCTCAGAATGTAGACCGTGTGTTTACAAATGTTAACAGTATATATGATGAGCAAAATCCGGTTTTGAGCCCGGATGGACATACGTTGTATTTTACCAGAAGTAATCACCCTGAGAATGCAGGAGGGGTAATAGATAAAGGAGATATCTGGTATAGTACGTTGACTGCTGACCGTCAGTGGTCTGCCCCGAAAAATGCAAAGAATCTCAATAATAAGGAATGGAATGGTGTAATTGGTTTTTCCAAAGATGGTCATACCATATACCTCCATAATCACTATACCGAATCCAATGGCTCAGTGCGAACTCAGGGTATTGCAAAGGCAACAAAACAAGGTAAAGGCTGGTCAGTACCATCAGATATAAATATTCCTTACTATAAGAATTTAGCAGGTAACTCCGGGGGCTATATATCAGGAGATGGAAAAGTTTTGGTAATGTCACTGGAGTCTTACGGTACCAAAGGAGGCGAAGATCTGTACGTTATCCTGAAGAAGGATAACGGTACATGGGGTGAACCTAAAAATCTTGGAGGTGTCATTAATACCAAATTTCAGGAGTTCTCACCTTTTTTGGCAGATGACGGTAAAACATTATATTTCTCATCCAACGGAAGGGGAGGAAAAGGAAGTAGTGAAATTTTTATGTCTGAAAGACTTGATGACAGTTGGAAAAACTGGAGTACTCCATCAGCCTTGGATCACATCAACACCAAAGGGAGGGAAAAGGATTTTAAGATCTATGAGGGGTTTGCGCTATACTCTTCTACTATCAACAGCGATGGCTACAGTGATCTTAAAATGTACACGGAGAAACCAATGGACTCGCTGATGCAGGTGACCGAACCACTGGCACAGCTGGATACGGGAATCCAAATCATTGAGATGGAAAGAGACTCGGTAATTGCCGAACCTAATGCAATTACTGTCTATGGTAAAGTGCTGGACGCTAATAGTAATGAGTATATAAATGCTATTGTAACTGTAACGGGTAAAGATAATTACAAAAAAGAGATTCCTACAGCTGACGATAATGGGTATTATTCACTTAGTATTCCTGCTGCCGGTATTTATGAGGTTAGGGTAGATGCTCCCGGTTATATAAGCAAGCGTGAAACCCTTGATGTCTATACCAGTGAGATGAAACTTGTTGAGATGAACTATACATTGCAACCCATTTCCGTTGGTACTACAGTAAATCTGGAAAATGTACTTTTTGAACAGTCAACCCCCAATATTCTGGAGAGCTCCTATGAAGAACTTAATCTGGTTGTAGATCTGATGAAACAGAACCCTTCTATGAAAATAAGACTAGAAGGACACACAGATAACCGTGGATTACCTAAGCATAACCTGAAACTTTCTAAACGGCGTGCTGAAGCTGTTGAGGAGTACCTGGTAAAACATGGTATTTCCCCAAAACGGGTCTCAGGTAAAGGTTATGGAGGAAACAGGCCAATTGCTGACAACGATGATCCTGAAAAGCGTAAACTAAACAGGAGGGTTGAGTTTACTATTGTGAAGGAATAGTTTTAGCATGGAGCCTGAATTTTTTCAGAGACCGGTAAACTGTAAACAGTGAACGGGTAAACAATGACTAAGTGCATCAAAACCCAATCGCCATATCATCTCCACGGGGATCTGCGCCACCTTCTAATTTACCGTCAGGGGTTATCAGGATCGCATCTACCCGGCCTATGGGCTCACGCACTTCTATAGTATGTCCCATCTTCGTTAACTCTTTCAGAACATCGTGATCTATGCTGTTTTTTTCTATATAAACGATATCAGGTTTCCATTGATGATGAAACCTTCCTGCCGATACGGCCTGTTGCATATTCATATCAAATTCGATGACATTGAGCACTGTTTGAAAAACGGAAGTAATTATCGTGGAGCCACCCGGTGAGCCGACTACCATGTAGAGTTTGCCTTCTTTTTCAACAATGGTAGGTGTCATAGAGCTCAGCATTCTTTTTAGGGGTACTATGGCATTGGCCTCGCCGCCAATCAAACCATACATATTTGGTACGCCTGGTTTTATGCTAAAGTCATCCATTTCATTATTGAGAAGAAAGCCTGCGCTGTCAACTACTACATGTGAACCATAGCTACCATTAAGAGTAGTGGTTACTGAAACAGCGTTACCTTCTTTGTCAACAATCGAAAAATGTGTAGTTTCTTCTGATTCATAAAGCGAGAATTCCCCAGCGGCAACTGAATCACTGGGTGTGGCAAGGCTTTTATTAACACTGTCCATTCTTTTTTTAAATAACTATCCTCCATCAGGTTTTTTACCGGTACCAGGTAAAAGTCAGGATCACCCAGATGGATTGCCCGGTCAGCATATACACGACGTTCCGCCTCTACCATATAATGTATGGCTTCTGGCGAATGAAATCCGAATTCGGCAAGAGGTATGTCCTCCATCATAGTCAGTAACTGAGCAAGGGCAACTCCACCGCTTGATGGTGGTGACATAGATATGACCTTGTGGTTTTTATATGATGTACTGGTAGGTTTTCTCCACATTGAGTGGTAGTTTTTAAGATCTTCGTAAGTAATAATGCCACCTCCCCGGCTCATTTCATTCACAATTAAATCAGCTGTTCTTCCTGAATAGAAACCGTCTCTTTTTGCATCCCTGATACGTTCCAAAGTGTTGGCGAGATCTGGTAGCTTAAGTGTATCGCCTTTAGTCCATTCGTTGATAAAGAACGAGGGCAACGATGTGTTATACTGTTTAAAGTCTTCTATGTTGCTGTTGAGCCCGTTCGCTTCTATGGCGGTCAGTGGAAAGCCATTTCTGGCCAGTTCAATAGCTGGTTGTACCAAACTTGCCCAGGGTAGTTTGCCATATTTTTCATGAGCGGTTACCATCCCATCCACAGTGCCCGGAACGCCAGATGCCAAATGTCCAAGTAGGCTGAGCTGCTCTATAACCTCACCCTGTTCATTCAGGTACATATTTCTGGAAGATGCTAAAGGAGCTGCTTCCCTGTAATCCAATGCATCAGTGTTACCTTCATGATCCCGGTATATCAAAAAACCACCGCCCCCAATGTTTCCTGCCGCAGGGTAGACCACCGCCAGGGCAAACTGGACTGCAACAGCAGCATCAATGGCATTACCTCCATTTTTGATAATGTCTATCCCGACCCTGGAAGCCAGCGGATGAGCAGAAACGACCATCGCGCTATCGGCTATCACTCCGGTAAGAGGATGCTCATTAACGGCTTCTTTCGACTTACAACTAAACAGGCATATAGTGATCAAAAATATTACTAATCTGATAATCATTGGGTTATATATTTTAGGAATTTCTAATATAATCCTTTCTTGTAAGATTTATCAGACATTTGAATGTATAAATTCCGGGAATAACATTATATTGGATAAGAATTATGGAAACTATTGAAGTAGGGGTCAGGGCGAAAAAGTCCGCCAGAATTAAGGTGGAGATATTAATTGCTTCTACACAACTCGTTGGTAAAAAGTCGTTTACAGAACTTTACGTTGATGATATTTGCGATCGGGTAGGTATTTCGAAAGTAACTTTTTTTAAGTATTTTCCACAAAAAGATGATATCCTGCTCTATTTTCTGAGAACCTGGTGTTTGGATAGAGCAGTAGATTTATATCACAATCCCAAAGAGGGTATTGAAGGTATACACTATTTGTTTGATAAAGTGGCTGATACCTTTGAGCGTAATCCGGGACTCATGCTTAGCCTGATAAGTTACTTTACCAGTCTGACCCGTCCGCCATCTCCCTTTCCATTAAAGTCTGTTGAAAGAAGGATACTCTACCCCAATGAGATTAACCTTGACAAGATACAGATCATGTCTATTCCGCAGATGATGGAAAAATTTTTACTGGAGGCAATTTTTAAGAAGCAAATAACGCTTTCAAGCCATACAAAAGAACTCGCCAACCTCTTTATTACGGTATTGTACGGCTCTATTGTTACGGCCCATCTTGAGCAGATCAGTTCTATTAAAGTATTGTTCAGGAGAAACATAGACAATCTGCTTAAAGGGTTGAGCTGATTATGCCATCATGAGAAAATCCCGGCCTTCCTGGTATCCACGTCGGCTTAAAAATTCATGTACTTCAATCTTGCCTTTTCTATCACTAATAAAGCTAAGGATAATTAATTTGCCAGGGTCCGGCCGGGAAGGGATCTCTGAAAAGTGAATAAATTTACTATCCTTCCTGGCTTTTACATCGATAAACTTTGATACTTCAAGACCAAATGAAAGCAATGGCTTTACCCTGTTGTTTACAGTCCGGCCTGCTCCCCATATGTAAATTGCAGGAGTATAGGTTAACTTCTGTACCAAAAAATTGGCCAGATAGTATGCTTTGACTTTGTAAAAGTTCTCGCTGCTGTAGTTTCCTGTAGTTCTGGAAAGCCTTCCGGAGCTGTCATACCAGTTCAGCAGAACTTTATCAATTTTGTGCATTGACACGTCATGGTGGAGCCAGCGTAGCCAAAGCTCATAGTCTTCAGGAACATTCGCTTCTGAGTAACCTCCGAACTTATGGATAAGTTTTCTCCTGAAAAAAACTGAGGGATGAGCAAAAGGTGATTCTATGAAACGCTTTAAAGCTATCTGCTGAGGTTCGGTAACACCATTGATCCACTCTACATACTTCAAATAACCTTTGTTTTTTGATGCGTCACCAATATATTTTACAAGACCTGACACCAGTCCGGCTTCCGGGTGTTTTTCCAAATAGTCAAATTGCAATTGAAGACGGTCAGGGTAGGAGGTGTCATCAGCATCCATTCTTGCAATGTATTTGCTATTGCACATTTTTATTCCAAAGTTCAGTGCCCGGGCTATCCCTCCATGAGTGAGGTGGTAACATTTGATGCGGTTGTCTGCTATTGCCAGTTC
This region of Fulvivirga ulvae genomic DNA includes:
- a CDS encoding DUF2911 domain-containing protein — translated: MKKTILSVLASFCFIAGAMSQISTPQASPAGSVYSKVGLTDVTIDYYRPKVKDRKIFGEGKDYLQPYGETWRTGANSGSKLTLSTEAQIAGTKVPAGEYLIFTVPGKDEWSFMLYSDLTIGGNVSAYDKKNEVVNTTVKPTKLTQKVEALTFNIADISDDNTSANIQLTWDDVSVKIPLKVEFDEVVMKDIAAKTKVNPSNYVVAANYYYNTGKDLNQALEWVNKYLAEGDNSKQFWNVHLKAQILAKMGKKKEAIETAKKSIEAAKASPQGDFGYVKRNEDLIASLK
- a CDS encoding sodium:solute symporter yields the protein MSIIDWTVLLGTLLFIVVYGIWKSRGSKNINDYLLGDNSMKWGTIGLSVMATQASAITFLSTPGLAYESGMAFVQNYFGLPIAIIIVSAVFIPIFYKLKVYTAYEFLENRFDLKTRSLGAFLFLVQRGLAAGITIYAPAIILSTMLKWDLSLTILVTGILVVIYTVSGGTKAVSLTQKYQMAVIMGGMFVAFFMIIDHLPDYLSFNNAIHIAGKMGKLEAVDFSFDPEKRYTIWTGLTGGLFLALSYFGTDQSQVQRYLTGTSVAESRLGLIFNAILKVPMQFFILFVGVMVFVFYQFVQPPLYFKQAEMEQIYSTEYRDEVEQLESAYSQNFELKKQQLEDLVVAMEQNENGKVASLTEQVRQSDAEAKEIRGELKGLLLAHDPEVETKDSDYVFLTFIMNYLPKGVIGLLLAVIFSAAMSSTSGELNALGSTTSVDFYKRLIKKEGSDKHYLVASKLLTAFWGVVAIGFALFARLLENLIEAVNILGSIFYGTILGIFLVAFFVKFVKGNAVFIAAVMAQIIVIISFYTFEISYLWYNAIGCALVVIISMLFQLILPGANGNADSRQAA
- a CDS encoding glycosyltransferase family 2 protein translates to MKVSVILPVFNSAATIKRAIDSILAQTFKDFELIVVNDGSTDNTQSIVTELAIADNRIKCYHLTHGGIARALNFGIKMCNSKYIARMDADDTSYPDRLQLQFDYLEKHPEAGLVSGLVKYIGDASKNKGYLKYVEWINGVTEPQQIALKRFIESPFAHPSVFFRRKLIHKFGGYSEANVPEDYELWLRWLHHDVSMHKIDKVLLNWYDSSGRLSRTTGNYSSENFYKVKAYYLANFLVQKLTYTPAIYIWGAGRTVNNRVKPLLSFGLEVSKFIDVKARKDSKFIHFSEIPSRPDPGKLIILSFISDRKGKIEVHEFLSRRGYQEGRDFLMMA
- a CDS encoding universal stress protein, encoding MNKILCPVDFSDTSLNAIEFAVEIGKKFRSTVTLVHIFTENDFNKIVGEASIGRSFKELLGMATAKVKKLADQINEDYKSEGLLNCDYQVELGELTDRILDMISEGQYDLIVMGTTGISRVRGVFFGSNTEDIIEKAKIPILCVPKSASFGGFKKIVYASDFMKEDRMAIQEVISFATLFDARISVLHINLRDDEENYNKFIDELKSFIQYKKINFVNKRFKDDIGMGIEEFMQDENSDLLVVYKKHRGFLGSMFHKSLTKTLSYSTDKPFLVLKLDNNID
- a CDS encoding OmpA family protein — its product is MMRKSISGVLLLVLCVTSLIAQNVDRVFTNVNSIYDEQNPVLSPDGHTLYFTRSNHPENAGGVIDKGDIWYSTLTADRQWSAPKNAKNLNNKEWNGVIGFSKDGHTIYLHNHYTESNGSVRTQGIAKATKQGKGWSVPSDINIPYYKNLAGNSGGYISGDGKVLVMSLESYGTKGGEDLYVILKKDNGTWGEPKNLGGVINTKFQEFSPFLADDGKTLYFSSNGRGGKGSSEIFMSERLDDSWKNWSTPSALDHINTKGREKDFKIYEGFALYSSTINSDGYSDLKMYTEKPMDSLMQVTEPLAQLDTGIQIIEMERDSVIAEPNAITVYGKVLDANSNEYINAIVTVTGKDNYKKEIPTADDNGYYSLSIPAAGIYEVRVDAPGYISKRETLDVYTSEMKLVEMNYTLQPISVGTTVNLENVLFEQSTPNILESSYEELNLVVDLMKQNPSMKIRLEGHTDNRGLPKHNLKLSKRRAEAVEEYLVKHGISPKRVSGKGYGGNRPIADNDDPEKRKLNRRVEFTIVKE
- a CDS encoding TetR/AcrR family transcriptional regulator: METIEVGVRAKKSARIKVEILIASTQLVGKKSFTELYVDDICDRVGISKVTFFKYFPQKDDILLYFLRTWCLDRAVDLYHNPKEGIEGIHYLFDKVADTFERNPGLMLSLISYFTSLTRPPSPFPLKSVERRILYPNEINLDKIQIMSIPQMMEKFLLEAIFKKQITLSSHTKELANLFITVLYGSIVTAHLEQISSIKVLFRRNIDNLLKGLS
- a CDS encoding DNA-3-methyladenine glycosylase, translating into MKLDKSFFLRNSVTEVARDLLGKTLFTNFDKQLTAGIVVETEAYSYTEKACHAYNNRRTARTDTLFHEGGTCYVYLCYGIHKLFNIVTNRQDTAEAVLIRAVEPVVGMETMLSRRGLDSESTALTSGPGKLSQALGINLKHNKITLFEDNIWLEDNRVERGVINESPRIGVAYAEEDALLPWRFTLKDNPWVSKGNNTYKTFYSK